A window of Deinococcus radiotolerans contains these coding sequences:
- a CDS encoding DUF1801 domain-containing protein, whose amino-acid sequence MTNADPVTERLAALTDWRSDTLRRVRALIHEALPGVQETVKWAKATSPGVPVWEHRGILCTGETYQRAVKLTFPRGASLPDPAGLFNASLDGGTRRAIDLPEGGPLDEVAFRELIQAAAAANERAQSTRKGGRREN is encoded by the coding sequence ATGACGAACGCCGACCCGGTGACCGAGCGGCTGGCCGCCCTGACCGACTGGCGCAGCGACACCCTGCGGCGCGTGCGCGCCCTGATTCACGAGGCGCTGCCGGGCGTGCAGGAGACCGTGAAGTGGGCCAAGGCCACGTCGCCCGGCGTGCCCGTGTGGGAGCACAGGGGCATCCTGTGCACCGGCGAGACGTACCAGCGGGCCGTGAAGCTCACGTTTCCACGCGGCGCCAGCCTGCCCGACCCGGCAGGGCTGTTCAACGCCAGTCTGGACGGGGGCACCCGCCGCGCCATTGATCTGCCCGAGGGCGGTCCGCTGGACGAGGTGGCCTTCCGGGAGCTGATCCAGGCCGCGGCCGCCGCGAATGAAAGGGCACAGTCAACGAGGAAAGGCGGCCGCCGGGAGAACTGA
- a CDS encoding ArsC/Spx/MgsR family protein encodes MSDLQVQVFGTRKSKETRAAERFFKERKIKIHFVDLKERPIAKGELARFVQKFGLNALLDLNGKAYERSNLAYLRTTEDGVIAKVIDDPELLRLPLVRAGKHLIVGEDMDGWKALVEAHA; translated from the coding sequence ATGAGTGACCTTCAGGTGCAGGTGTTCGGCACGCGCAAAAGCAAGGAGACGCGCGCCGCTGAACGCTTCTTCAAGGAGCGCAAGATCAAGATTCACTTCGTGGACCTGAAAGAACGCCCCATCGCCAAGGGCGAACTGGCCCGCTTCGTGCAGAAATTCGGCCTGAACGCCCTGCTGGACCTGAACGGCAAGGCGTACGAACGCAGCAACCTCGCCTACCTGCGCACCACCGAGGACGGCGTGATCGCCAAGGTCATCGACGACCCCGAACTGCTGCGCCTGCCGCTGGTGCGCGCCGGGAAGCACCTGATCGTCGGCGAGGACATGGACGGCTGGAAGGCCCTGGTGGAGGCCCACGCATGA
- the ruvB gene encoding Holliday junction branch migration DNA helicase RuvB, whose amino-acid sequence MTEPLDAALRPKTLTEYVGQVRLKEKLGVYLQAARGRKEALDHTLLFGPPGLGKTTLAHIIAHELGVNIRVTSGPAIEKPGDLAAILTNSLEEGDVLFIDEIHRLGRVAEEHLYPAMEDFKLDIVLGQGPAARTIELPLPRFTLVGATTRPGLITAPMRSRFGIIEHLEYYTPDEIGVNLMRDARLLGFGLEEDAAVEIGARARGTMRIAKRLLRRVRDYAEVAGETTIGLPRAQDALDRLGLDSAGLDDRDKKYLETLIHRFAGGPVGVDTLATAISEDSLTLEDVYEPYLIQLGFIKRTPRGRVATAHAYDHLGLPVSGDHDLGFYTN is encoded by the coding sequence ATGACTGAACCGCTCGACGCGGCCCTGCGGCCCAAGACCCTGACGGAATACGTCGGGCAGGTGCGACTGAAGGAGAAACTCGGCGTGTACCTCCAGGCCGCGCGCGGCCGCAAGGAAGCGCTCGACCACACCCTGCTGTTCGGCCCGCCCGGCCTGGGCAAGACCACCCTGGCGCACATCATCGCGCACGAACTGGGCGTGAACATCCGCGTCACCTCCGGCCCCGCCATCGAGAAACCCGGCGACCTCGCCGCGATCCTCACCAACAGCCTCGAAGAGGGCGACGTGCTGTTCATCGACGAGATCCACCGCCTGGGCCGCGTTGCGGAAGAGCACCTGTACCCCGCCATGGAGGACTTCAAGCTCGACATCGTGCTGGGCCAGGGCCCCGCCGCGCGCACCATTGAGCTGCCCCTGCCGCGCTTCACGCTGGTCGGCGCCACCACCCGCCCCGGCCTGATCACCGCGCCCATGCGCAGCCGCTTCGGGATCATCGAGCACCTCGAGTACTACACGCCCGACGAGATCGGTGTGAACCTCATGCGCGACGCCCGCCTGCTGGGCTTCGGCCTGGAGGAAGACGCCGCCGTCGAGATCGGCGCCCGGGCGCGCGGCACCATGCGCATCGCCAAACGTCTGCTGCGCCGCGTGCGCGACTACGCCGAGGTGGCCGGCGAGACCACCATCGGCCTGCCCCGCGCGCAGGATGCCCTGGACCGGCTGGGCCTGGACAGCGCCGGCCTGGACGACCGCGACAAGAAGTACCTGGAGACCCTGATTCACCGCTTCGCGGGCGGCCCGGTCGGCGTGGACACCCTGGCCACCGCGATCAGCGAGGACAGCCTGACCCTGGAAGACGTGTACGAGCCGTACCTGATCCAGCTGGGCTTCATCAAGCGCACCCCCCGCGGCCGCGTGGCCACCGCGCACGCCTACGACCACCTGGGCCTGCCCGTCAGCGGCGACCACGACCTGGGCTTCTACACCAACTGA
- a CDS encoding SCO family protein: MTGVSRWVTAALLVVAAVLGGLLVMRRAAPGVTAGEALDAPKTLPALALVNDRGQATALNAADGRMRLVFYGFVRCPDVCPATLASLKNMYAALSAEQRSRVQVQFITVDPGHDTPGVVREYLNRFDPAFTGLTGRAQTIDAAAREMFVANVAPMPAEDHSAHMTMPQSGKTSSGAANAAQVGAAASEAARIHGDQVSVVDGQGRFVRVYGNQDVVSGALERDLPGLIRQYAKS, from the coding sequence ATGACAGGTGTTTCAAGGTGGGTGACGGCGGCGCTGCTGGTGGTCGCGGCGGTGCTGGGCGGGCTCCTGGTGATGCGGCGGGCCGCGCCAGGCGTGACGGCGGGTGAGGCGCTGGACGCCCCGAAGACGCTCCCGGCGCTGGCACTGGTGAACGACCGGGGGCAGGCCACGGCCCTGAACGCAGCGGACGGACGGATGCGGCTGGTGTTCTACGGGTTCGTGCGCTGCCCGGACGTGTGCCCGGCGACCCTGGCGAGCCTGAAGAATATGTACGCGGCGCTCAGTGCGGAGCAGCGCTCGCGGGTGCAGGTGCAGTTCATCACGGTGGACCCGGGGCATGACACGCCGGGCGTGGTGCGCGAGTACCTGAACCGTTTCGATCCGGCGTTCACGGGTCTGACGGGCCGGGCGCAGACCATTGACGCGGCGGCGCGGGAGATGTTCGTGGCGAATGTGGCACCGATGCCCGCGGAGGATCACAGCGCCCACATGACCATGCCGCAGAGCGGGAAGACGTCCAGCGGCGCGGCGAATGCGGCGCAGGTGGGCGCGGCGGCGTCCGAGGCGGCGCGGATTCACGGGGATCAGGTGAGCGTCGTGGACGGCCAGGGGCGCTTCGTGCGGGTGTACGGCAATCAGGACGTGGTGAGTGGCGCCCTGGAACGGGACCTGCCGGGGTTGATCCGTCAGTACGCGAAGAGCTGA
- a CDS encoding cbb3-type cytochrome c oxidase subunit I, which translates to MTVQHAPVQESGARPGLWAVLKDYMMTTDHKKIGTLYISTSIFGFALAGILAVLIRLQLAVPDNTFLVGNTYNQVLTMHAALMIFFFLIPIGLFGFGNWFLPLQLGVRDVALPRVNTFAVWLFIFSLILVVLGLANGGAPGVGWTFYYPLSVDANQTGVAVLMVALTLNGIASLLGSANFAATVVNMRAPGMSLWQMPVFAWSIFATSMLQLVSLGGLTAAALVTFLELKLGISLFNPGIGGVPVMFQQFFWFYSHPAVYVMLLPYLGIGAEIASTMARKPLFGYRVMIYSILGIVLVSLLVWVHHMFAVGLPEAWQIAFMIATLIVAVPTGVKIFNLIGTLWGGRIIMKSPTYWLVGFIFNFLIGGITGVSLGMIPFDYQVTMSYYVVAHFHNVMMFGTAFLAMGGLYYWWPKMTGRFLNEKLGLAHFWLFMIGSWMTFLPQYILGLLGMPRRYYTYPEGNFAWTELNFISTLGALTLLAGGIVWVWNMLQSFRQPITASPNPWGGFTLEWTADSPPKPYNFAHDFPTTFPTERPLYDWEQSGQTLIPVDPKSIHLPQDSIWPFMTAVGMLLMGYGLSFGWFTNYHPATGLQPFADASFAFKLATVVLYLSLPVFLYSLFKWAGTREYAVPVAHHHLTKYDNGFMGMAWFIVSEVGLFGVLIAGYVYLRVSGLAEPPALRPNIWLAALNTLILVSSSFVIHRAEQDNHHGKLTRFRIGLFVTLLLGALFMLFQVYEFSLFGVESDWKQNLWQACFFTIVGLHGLHILIGGTGVALPFYQSMTGKMDKYNHGSITPASLYWHLVDVVWLLIVAIFYAW; encoded by the coding sequence GTGACCGTTCAGCATGCCCCCGTTCAGGAGTCCGGGGCCCGCCCGGGCCTCTGGGCCGTCCTGAAGGACTACATGATGACGACCGATCACAAGAAGATCGGGACGCTCTACATCTCCACCAGCATCTTCGGGTTTGCCCTGGCGGGCATCCTGGCGGTCCTGATCCGCCTGCAGCTGGCCGTGCCGGACAACACCTTCCTGGTGGGCAACACCTACAACCAGGTGCTGACCATGCACGCCGCGCTGATGATCTTCTTCTTCCTGATTCCGATTGGTCTGTTCGGCTTCGGGAACTGGTTCCTGCCGCTGCAGCTGGGTGTGCGCGACGTGGCGCTGCCCCGCGTGAACACCTTCGCGGTGTGGCTGTTCATCTTCAGCCTGATCCTGGTCGTGCTGGGCCTCGCCAACGGCGGCGCGCCCGGCGTCGGCTGGACCTTCTACTACCCCCTGAGCGTTGACGCGAACCAGACCGGCGTGGCCGTGCTGATGGTCGCCCTGACCCTGAACGGCATCGCGTCCCTGCTGGGCAGCGCGAACTTTGCCGCCACTGTCGTGAACATGCGCGCCCCGGGCATGAGCCTGTGGCAGATGCCAGTGTTTGCCTGGAGTATCTTCGCGACCTCCATGCTGCAGCTGGTGTCGCTGGGCGGCCTGACTGCCGCCGCGCTGGTCACCTTCCTGGAACTGAAGCTGGGCATCAGCCTCTTCAACCCCGGCATTGGCGGCGTGCCCGTCATGTTCCAGCAGTTCTTCTGGTTCTACTCGCACCCGGCGGTGTACGTGATGCTGCTCCCCTACCTGGGGATCGGCGCCGAGATCGCCAGCACCATGGCCCGCAAGCCGCTGTTCGGGTACCGCGTGATGATCTACTCGATCCTGGGGATCGTGCTGGTCAGCCTGCTGGTGTGGGTCCACCACATGTTCGCCGTGGGCCTGCCCGAGGCGTGGCAGATCGCGTTCATGATCGCCACCCTGATCGTGGCCGTCCCGACCGGCGTGAAGATCTTCAACCTGATCGGCACGCTGTGGGGCGGGCGGATCATCATGAAGTCCCCCACGTACTGGCTGGTGGGCTTCATCTTCAACTTCCTGATCGGCGGGATCACCGGCGTGTCGTTGGGCATGATTCCCTTCGACTACCAGGTCACGATGTCGTACTACGTGGTGGCGCACTTCCACAACGTGATGATGTTCGGCACCGCGTTCCTGGCCATGGGCGGCCTGTACTACTGGTGGCCGAAGATGACCGGCCGCTTCCTGAACGAGAAGCTGGGCCTGGCGCACTTCTGGCTGTTCATGATCGGCTCCTGGATGACCTTCCTGCCCCAGTACATCCTGGGTCTGCTGGGCATGCCGCGCCGCTATTACACGTACCCCGAAGGCAACTTCGCGTGGACGGAACTGAACTTCATCTCCACCCTGGGCGCGCTGACGCTGCTGGCCGGCGGCATCGTGTGGGTGTGGAACATGCTCCAGAGCTTCCGTCAGCCCATCACGGCTTCCCCCAACCCCTGGGGCGGCTTCACGCTGGAATGGACGGCGGACAGCCCCCCCAAGCCCTACAACTTCGCGCATGACTTCCCCACCACCTTCCCCACCGAGCGGCCCCTGTACGACTGGGAGCAGAGCGGGCAGACCCTGATCCCTGTGGACCCCAAGAGCATTCACCTGCCGCAGGACAGCATCTGGCCGTTCATGACCGCGGTGGGCATGCTGCTGATGGGCTACGGCCTGAGCTTCGGCTGGTTCACGAACTACCACCCCGCCACGGGCCTGCAGCCCTTCGCGGACGCGAGCTTCGCGTTCAAGCTGGCCACGGTCGTCCTGTACCTGAGCCTGCCGGTGTTCCTGTACAGCCTGTTCAAGTGGGCAGGCACCCGCGAGTACGCCGTGCCGGTCGCGCACCATCACCTGACGAAGTACGACAACGGCTTCATGGGCATGGCGTGGTTCATCGTGAGTGAAGTGGGCCTGTTCGGCGTGCTGATCGCCGGGTACGTGTACCTGCGCGTGTCAGGCCTGGCCGAGCCGCCCGCGCTGCGCCCGAACATCTGGCTGGCCGCGCTGAACACCCTGATCCTGGTCAGCTCCTCGTTCGTGATTCACCGCGCCGAGCAGGACAACCACCACGGCAAGCTCACCCGTTTCCGGATCGGCCTGTTCGTCACGCTGCTGCTGGGCGCGCTGTTCATGCTGTTCCAGGTGTACGAGTTCAGCCTGTTCGGCGTGGAAAGCGACTGGAAGCAGAACCTCTGGCAGGCGTGCTTCTTCACCATCGTCGGCCTCCACGGTCTGCACATCCTGATCGGCGGCACCGGCGTCGCCCTGCCCTTCTACCAGTCCATGACCGGCAAGATGGACAAGTACAACCACGGCTCCATCACCCCCGCCAGCCTGTACTGGCACCTGGTGGACGTGGTGTGGCTGCTGATCGTCGCGATCTTCTACGCCTGGTAA
- the coxB gene encoding cytochrome c oxidase subunit II, whose translation MNTTTHRHSGTRRRVRQALPTLAILGATLLTGCQQVNQSLSIGDMSSAYNREIFWMSIWAIALSIIIFIGVSYALFYTVQKFREDRHDAPPAQFHGNNKLETILVAVPVVIVILLSVLTVKSMAVLNPTPNQATKVDVLARQFWWNFAYPEVTSDAGGVVTNGNELIMPTKEAVALTVTSGDVIHGFWAPNIGGQRAAMPSVKKTWQVDTDRAGVYQGNCSQLCGASHANMRYKVVALDQDRYNSTLAAMKAYRAPEPAPGSTEARGFALFMQGKASTGAIACASCHRVQGTPAAGAAGPDLSFFGTRRTLGAGMWEAMTDAQWTDAKAAEELHAWLKHSPVVKPGSLMPRYDGGEYMVQGKMTKGGTLTDEEIDDIAAYLRSLKLPEEADYWKGTPVNGAPNGGTQ comes from the coding sequence TTGAATACCACCACACACCGCCACAGCGGCACACGGAGGCGAGTCCGGCAGGCCCTGCCCACCTTAGCGATCCTGGGTGCGACTCTACTGACCGGCTGCCAGCAGGTGAACCAGTCCCTGAGCATCGGGGACATGTCATCCGCTTACAACCGGGAAATCTTCTGGATGAGCATCTGGGCGATTGCCCTGTCGATCATCATCTTTATCGGCGTGTCGTACGCGCTGTTCTACACGGTGCAGAAGTTCCGTGAAGACCGCCACGACGCGCCCCCCGCGCAGTTCCACGGGAACAACAAGCTCGAGACCATCCTGGTCGCCGTGCCGGTCGTGATCGTGATCCTGCTGAGCGTCCTGACCGTCAAGAGCATGGCGGTCCTGAACCCCACGCCCAACCAGGCCACCAAGGTGGACGTCCTGGCCCGGCAGTTCTGGTGGAACTTCGCCTACCCGGAAGTCACCAGTGACGCGGGCGGCGTGGTCACGAACGGCAACGAACTGATCATGCCCACCAAGGAAGCCGTGGCGCTCACCGTGACCAGCGGCGACGTCATTCACGGCTTCTGGGCGCCGAACATCGGCGGTCAGCGCGCCGCAATGCCCAGCGTGAAGAAGACCTGGCAGGTCGACACCGACCGCGCCGGCGTGTACCAGGGCAACTGTTCGCAGCTGTGCGGGGCCAGCCACGCCAACATGCGCTACAAGGTCGTCGCGCTGGACCAAGACCGCTACAACTCCACCCTGGCTGCCATGAAGGCCTACCGCGCTCCTGAGCCCGCCCCCGGCAGCACCGAGGCGCGCGGCTTCGCGCTGTTCATGCAGGGCAAGGCCAGCACCGGCGCCATCGCGTGCGCCAGCTGCCACCGCGTGCAGGGCACGCCCGCCGCGGGCGCCGCCGGCCCGGACCTGAGCTTCTTCGGCACGCGCCGCACGCTGGGCGCCGGCATGTGGGAAGCCATGACCGACGCGCAGTGGACCGACGCCAAGGCCGCCGAGGAACTGCACGCCTGGCTCAAGCACAGCCCCGTCGTGAAACCCGGCAGCCTGATGCCCCGCTATGACGGCGGCGAGTACATGGTGCAGGGCAAGATGACCAAGGGCGGCACGCTGACCGATGAGGAAATCGATGACATCGCCGCCTACCTGCGCAGCCTCAAGCTGCCCGAGGAAGCGGACTACTGGAAGGGCACGCCCGTGAACGGCGCACCCAACGGAGGCACCCAGTGA
- a CDS encoding heme o synthase, producing the protein MTTSEPVPADTAPARATWRDYLSLTKPKVISLLLWTTITAMFMAARGVPDLWLLVVVSLAGYMSAGSAGVFNMIIDRDIDLKMARTAQRPTTSGLISTRDAAAFGGALQILSFVMLWVWATPLAAWMSLAGFVTYVVVYTQLLKRNTWHNIVLGGAAGCFPPLVGWAAVTGDLNLFAWFLFAIIFFWTPVHFWALALMIKEEYREVGIPMLPVVHGDRLTVAQIGLYAIYTVVLSVMPVFFREVGAIYFVTAAALGAWLLVLSWRLYRHVMAGKAVERKVAVPLYLYSMLYLALLFVAAAADRMIFAALG; encoded by the coding sequence ATGACGACTTCTGAGCCTGTCCCCGCTGACACGGCGCCCGCCCGGGCGACGTGGCGGGATTACCTGTCGCTGACCAAACCGAAGGTCATCAGCCTGCTGCTCTGGACGACCATCACGGCCATGTTCATGGCGGCGCGGGGCGTCCCCGACCTGTGGCTGCTGGTCGTCGTGAGCCTCGCGGGGTACATGTCGGCCGGGTCGGCGGGCGTGTTCAACATGATCATTGACCGCGACATTGACCTGAAGATGGCGCGCACCGCCCAGCGCCCCACCACGAGTGGCCTGATCAGCACGCGGGATGCTGCCGCGTTCGGCGGGGCGCTTCAGATCCTGTCGTTCGTCATGCTGTGGGTGTGGGCCACGCCGCTGGCCGCGTGGATGAGCCTCGCGGGCTTCGTCACGTACGTGGTGGTGTACACGCAGCTGCTCAAGCGCAACACCTGGCACAACATCGTGCTGGGCGGCGCGGCCGGGTGCTTCCCGCCGCTGGTGGGCTGGGCGGCGGTGACGGGGGACCTGAACCTGTTCGCGTGGTTCCTGTTCGCGATCATCTTCTTCTGGACACCCGTGCACTTCTGGGCCCTGGCGCTGATGATCAAGGAGGAGTACCGCGAGGTCGGGATTCCCATGCTGCCCGTTGTGCACGGGGACCGACTGACGGTCGCGCAGATCGGCCTGTACGCCATCTACACGGTGGTGCTGTCGGTCATGCCGGTGTTCTTCCGTGAGGTCGGGGCGATCTACTTCGTCACGGCCGCGGCGCTGGGCGCGTGGCTGCTGGTGCTGTCCTGGCGGCTGTACCGGCACGTGATGGCCGGAAAGGCGGTCGAGCGCAAGGTGGCGGTGCCGCTGTACCTGTACTCGATGCTGTACTTGGCGCTGCTGTTCGTGGCGGCGGCCGCCGACCGCATGATCTTCGCGGCGCTGGGCTGA
- a CDS encoding COX15/CtaA family protein, translating to MSGTLTVPRARAGVWLPRLAWAALIYNVLVILWGAVVRLTGAGAGCGDHWPLCNGVVVPQSPTLHTVIEFSHRLTSGASGLLAIALVALAFRVTPRGHPARLGAVLSFALILLEGLVGGVQVLLGLTADSTDPARGFVQGIHLANTFALLAALLLTALWAGGAPRLRLRGQGLVGGWSYVGLGLMLVLGMAGAVTALGDLLFLPADGSTPIDTVKRDFAVTASVIENLRVVHPMLAVLTSAFLVWLGVFLRRERPEAEVRRWSGVMWALLGAQMIAGFVNVTLKAPGWMQLTHLLLALGLWLTLVMLVFRALTALGVQGAPGARARVRGNV from the coding sequence ATGAGTGGAACGCTGACAGTTCCGCGCGCCCGCGCGGGCGTGTGGCTCCCCCGGCTGGCCTGGGCGGCGCTGATCTATAACGTGCTGGTGATCCTGTGGGGCGCGGTGGTGCGCCTCACGGGGGCCGGGGCGGGGTGCGGGGATCACTGGCCGCTGTGTAACGGCGTGGTGGTGCCGCAGAGCCCCACCCTGCATACCGTGATTGAGTTCAGCCACCGCCTGACCAGCGGCGCCAGTGGCCTGCTGGCCATTGCCCTGGTGGCGCTGGCGTTCCGGGTGACGCCCAGGGGGCACCCGGCGCGGCTGGGCGCGGTGCTGTCCTTCGCGCTGATCCTGCTGGAGGGTCTGGTGGGGGGCGTACAGGTGCTGCTGGGCCTCACGGCGGACAGCACCGATCCGGCGCGCGGCTTCGTGCAGGGCATTCACCTGGCGAACACCTTTGCGCTGCTGGCGGCGCTGCTGCTCACGGCCCTGTGGGCGGGCGGCGCGCCGCGGCTGAGGCTGCGCGGTCAGGGCCTGGTGGGCGGCTGGAGTTACGTGGGCCTGGGGCTGATGCTGGTGCTGGGCATGGCGGGCGCCGTGACGGCGCTGGGGGACCTGCTGTTCCTCCCGGCGGACGGCAGCACGCCCATCGACACGGTCAAGCGGGACTTCGCGGTGACCGCCAGCGTCATCGAGAACCTGCGCGTGGTGCATCCGATGCTGGCGGTGCTCACGAGTGCTTTCCTGGTGTGGCTGGGCGTGTTCCTGCGCCGCGAGCGCCCGGAGGCCGAGGTGCGCCGCTGGAGCGGGGTGATGTGGGCGCTGCTGGGCGCGCAGATGATCGCGGGCTTCGTGAACGTCACGCTCAAGGCGCCCGGATGGATGCAACTGACGCACCTGCTGCTGGCCCTGGGGCTGTGGCTGACGCTGGTGATGCTGGTGTTCCGCGCCCTGACGGCCCTGGGGGTCCAGGGTGCGCCCGGCGCGCGCGCTAGGGTGAGGGGAAACGTATGA
- a CDS encoding DUF420 domain-containing protein: MAETINQWAVITIVLSGLALCVGVYLIKRGLREAHMRAMIVASTLATIFLVLYLTRLGLGYEKKYAGPEAWRTAYFVLLISHIILAAANLPLALGALWNAYRGLKAARTLDNIDLPAARGYFNKHRAWVRWTVPVWLYVAVTGWIIYLVLHSYGEVIKS; this comes from the coding sequence ATGGCGGAAACCATCAACCAGTGGGCGGTCATCACGATCGTCCTGAGCGGCCTGGCCCTGTGCGTGGGCGTGTACCTGATCAAACGTGGCCTGCGTGAGGCCCACATGCGCGCCATGATCGTCGCCAGCACCCTGGCCACCATCTTCCTCGTGCTGTACCTGACCCGCCTGGGCCTGGGCTACGAGAAGAAATACGCCGGACCCGAGGCGTGGCGCACGGCGTACTTCGTGCTGCTGATCAGCCACATCATCCTGGCGGCCGCGAACCTGCCCCTGGCGCTGGGCGCCCTGTGGAATGCCTACCGCGGCCTGAAGGCCGCCCGCACCCTGGACAACATTGACCTGCCCGCCGCGCGCGGCTACTTCAACAAGCACCGCGCCTGGGTCCGCTGGACGGTCCCGGTCTGGCTGTACGTCGCCGTGACCGGCTGGATCATCTACCTCGTGCTGCACAGCTACGGCGAGGTCATCAAGAGCTGA
- a CDS encoding MFS transporter, which produces MTAPTTPAARDVLAYPEFRAMLIAAVTSTLASRAVALTVAYQMYQLTKDPLTLGLLGLVEAIPALSLALLGGVVADRTDRRRILLLTISVEVLCAALFALYAPHATARGIWPLLALIFALGIARGFSDPALPAFQAQVVPRDLLLRASAWRSSAWQAAAIIGPALGGALYAWRGPQGAYAFAFALFLISLGCVLYVKSKGRPAFTPGEPLGQSIKAGLAFVLQRQVLVGSMALDLFSVLFGGAIALLPVFASDILRVGPTGLGLLVAAPSVGALAVMLLATRRPPGQGAGRTLLLAVAGFGVSMIVFGLSHNLALSVVALVAAGVFDGISMVIRSATLQLNTPDHMRGRVNAVSGMFIGASNELGAFESGIAARLLGTARSVWLGGIVTLIVVAATAALAPELRAMNLADIED; this is translated from the coding sequence GTGACCGCCCCCACCACACCGGCCGCGCGTGACGTGCTGGCCTACCCGGAATTCCGGGCCATGCTGATCGCCGCCGTCACCAGCACCCTCGCCTCACGCGCCGTCGCCCTGACCGTCGCGTACCAGATGTACCAGCTCACGAAAGACCCCCTCACGCTGGGCCTGCTGGGCCTCGTGGAAGCCATTCCCGCCCTGAGCCTCGCGCTGCTGGGCGGCGTCGTGGCCGACCGGACCGACCGCCGCCGCATCCTGCTGCTGACCATCAGCGTGGAGGTGCTGTGCGCGGCGCTGTTCGCGCTGTACGCCCCGCACGCGACGGCCAGGGGCATCTGGCCGCTGCTGGCCCTGATCTTTGCGCTGGGCATCGCCCGCGGCTTCTCCGACCCGGCCCTCCCGGCCTTCCAGGCGCAGGTCGTGCCGCGCGACCTGCTGCTGCGCGCCAGCGCCTGGCGGTCCAGCGCGTGGCAGGCCGCCGCGATCATCGGGCCCGCCCTGGGCGGCGCGCTGTACGCCTGGCGCGGCCCGCAGGGCGCGTACGCCTTCGCCTTCGCGCTGTTCCTGATCTCGCTGGGCTGCGTGCTGTACGTGAAAAGCAAGGGCCGCCCCGCCTTCACGCCCGGCGAGCCGCTCGGCCAGAGCATCAAGGCTGGCCTCGCGTTCGTGCTCCAGCGGCAGGTGCTGGTCGGCAGCATGGCCCTGGACCTGTTCAGCGTGCTGTTCGGCGGGGCCATCGCGCTGCTGCCCGTGTTCGCCAGCGACATCCTGCGGGTCGGGCCCACCGGGCTGGGCCTGCTCGTCGCCGCGCCCAGCGTCGGGGCGCTCGCCGTGATGCTGCTCGCCACCCGCCGCCCCCCCGGTCAGGGTGCGGGCCGCACACTGCTGCTGGCCGTGGCTGGTTTTGGCGTCAGCATGATCGTCTTCGGGCTGTCGCACAACCTCGCCCTGAGCGTGGTCGCCCTGGTGGCCGCCGGCGTGTTCGACGGGATCAGCATGGTCATCCGCAGCGCCACCCTGCAACTGAACACGCCCGACCACATGCGCGGCCGCGTGAACGCCGTCAGCGGCATGTTCATCGGCGCCAGCAACGAACTCGGCGCCTTCGAGAGCGGGATCGCCGCCCGGCTGCTCGGCACCGCCCGCAGCGTCTGGCTGGGCGGCATCGTCACCCTGATCGTCGTGGCCGCCACCGCCGCCCTGGCGCCCGAACTGCGCGCCATGAACCTCGCCGACATCGAGGACTGA
- the panB gene encoding 3-methyl-2-oxobutanoate hydroxymethyltransferase, which yields MKRSIPELQHSAQPLVMVTAYDYPGGKHAQAAGVDLILVGDSLGNVVLGYDSTAPVTLGDMIHHARAVRRGAPDTFMVVDLPFGTYHTGVQDAMRNAVRVIQETGADAIKMEGSSPEILQVVQTLTRNGIPVMGHVGLMPQTATAQGGLRVQGKDDAGARATLDGALALEQAGAFSVVLEAIPARLAKLISERLTVPTIGIGAGVGCDGQVLVTHDLLGIYEGEEKKIAKRYAELGRAAREAIATYAAEVRAREFPTRENAFVMKDDVLDKLY from the coding sequence ATGAAACGCAGCATTCCGGAGTTACAGCACTCCGCGCAGCCGCTGGTCATGGTGACCGCATACGACTACCCCGGCGGGAAGCACGCGCAGGCCGCCGGCGTGGACCTGATCCTGGTCGGCGACAGCCTGGGCAACGTCGTCCTGGGCTACGACAGCACCGCGCCCGTCACGCTGGGCGACATGATCCACCACGCCCGCGCCGTGCGCCGCGGCGCGCCCGACACGTTCATGGTCGTGGACCTGCCGTTCGGCACGTACCACACCGGCGTGCAGGACGCCATGCGCAACGCCGTGCGCGTCATCCAGGAGACCGGCGCGGACGCCATCAAGATGGAAGGCTCCAGCCCCGAGATCCTCCAGGTCGTGCAGACCCTCACCCGCAATGGCATTCCCGTCATGGGGCACGTGGGCCTCATGCCGCAGACCGCCACCGCCCAAGGTGGCCTGCGCGTGCAGGGCAAGGACGACGCCGGCGCCCGCGCCACCCTCGACGGCGCGCTCGCGCTGGAACAGGCCGGGGCCTTCAGCGTCGTGCTGGAAGCCATTCCCGCCCGGCTGGCGAAACTCATCAGTGAACGCCTGACCGTCCCCACCATCGGCATTGGCGCGGGCGTCGGCTGCGACGGGCAGGTGCTCGTCACGCACGACCTCCTCGGCATCTACGAAGGCGAGGAGAAGAAGATCGCCAAACGCTACGCCGAACTCGGCCGCGCCGCCCGCGAGGCCATCGCCACGTACGCCGCTGAGGTCCGCGCCCGCGAATTCCCCACCCGCGAGAACGCCTTCGTCATGAAAGACGACGTGCTCGACAAACTGTACTGA